The window GTAAGGTCTCTTTGTACGGGGAAGGGCAATCTCGGCCACGATGGAACCGCACCTCATTGCCTTGCCCACAGGCGTGATGAGCCCATCGCAAAGCCCGAAAGTACCGAGTCCGGCCGCGTACGCCGCATGGCGCTCCGACCAGGTAGAAGCATACCCATATTTCTCCGACCGTTCTTCGGACCAATGAGAGGGGGCAACCGGCGCCATGGCACGATAACCTGCCCTGCCCAGCGCCTCGACAACGTGCTTCTGGAGCCTGGCGCCCACCTGCATACCGAATTTCTTCCCCCTGGCCCAGCGCTCCGAAGGATAGGTACCTTCTTTCCGGTTATCGAGCCTGGTCTTCTTTATATGGGGGAGTATCCAGCTTATCACGGTAAGGTCTTCCGCCTTCACTTCCGATTCCGGATATACCTTTTTAAACGCTTCCAGGGGCGTGAGGTAGAAGGGACCGATGTCTTTCTTCATCTCTTCAAAGAGTGGATCCTCTCCCCCGGCAAACCCCACGAGGGCGGAGGCAAAAGCCGGATCCTTGTCCGCATTGGCGAGGCTATTTTCGGGCGACCGAAGAAAATCCTCGATCAGTCCCTGAATCCACGTTGCATTGTCCTCCGGTACAGTCTCCATGCGCCCGCCTCTCCGCAAAAATTCCCCTTCATAAGAAAGGGTTCAAAATACTAGTCTCGGGAATATAAGCTTGTCAAGCAGCGAACAAAAAGAGAGGGTGGGGTCGCTCGGCTTCACAGAGGCTCCTGCGCGCTGGAGGGTCTATTTCGGCTTTCGCTGAAGAGGCCCGGAGTGAGGATTCCTTTCACTCCGATCTCGGATAATCCCTTCACCTACTCGCTGCCTGGGCTACCCACCCTTATTCCAAGTAAAGCACGTGATTTTATTTTGTCAAGTAACTTGATTATGCAGGCACCATTGGCGGTCTATCCTATTCCCCCACCTCTATCCCTACCTCTACGTCCCCCACTCTAATCGTACCCTTTTCCATCACCTTGCATTTCACGCCGGGCTCCAGTCTTGATCCATTGAGAAACGTGCCTTCGGGTGAATTAAGGTCTTCTATCATATAGAGGCCGTCCCGGCAGAGGATTTTCATGTGGACGTCCGCTATCCCATCGCCCTTTATCACGATACCGTTCGTCCTTTCCGCACCCAGAGTAATTTCCCTGATAAGCATGACATACTCATCACTTATGCCGGTGTTGCCCGATTTCAGTGTGATCGCATCGGGGGGACCCATTCCATTCACATCGAAGAAGGCCACTGAGGTCTCGCCGGTCGCGGTTTTAGATCCGGCCTTTTCTCCGGGCCCACCGCCGTTAGGTCCGGGGCTCCTGAGGAAGCGGCAGAAAAGGCCGACACTCTTCCCAAGATTTATTATGGCGCCGTCCTGAAGAGGATAATCTTTCCGAGAAGCAATTTGGATATCTCCCCCATTGAGGAAAGTCCCGTTCCTGCTGCCTTTGCCGTCCGTGCCCACGTCCCTGATAACGACTTCTCCGCCGGGGGTCACTTTTATGACCGCATGTTTCGAGCTGACATACTCGTAGAGAGGAAAGGCAATATCGTTGGAGTGATCCTTGCCCAAGGTGATCATTGACTTTGAAAAAAGAAAAACCTTTCCCGGCCCTCTTTCGCGGGGGGCGTGGAGTATACAGGAGGTATATTGTGCAGCGTCTCCCTTTTCGAGTCCGGCGTCCTCGTGCTTCAAGGCCGCCATAAGTTCGCTGATCCTTTCTATATAGTGGAGAGACTCCTCGTGGGCGGGCTCTTCCTGCCTCACGTGACGAAATCGCTCGTGTGCCCGGGCCAATAGGTCAAGGGCTTTTCCGGCATCCTCGTCTTCATGTCCGGAATTGTGCCCCGGAGCTTCGACCAGCCCCGATCCCTCATGAAAAAGCCTTTTCCCCTCCCCCATCATGCAATCGATATAATTCCGCTTTCGAAGTTTTTTGGTCCTTTCCTCATTGCAGACGGCGTCGAGTTTTACCATCTCCGAGTCTTCCCGCCTGAGCGCCCGCCGGTCAATCGCCTTTGTCGTTCCGAGCGAAACTTCGCCTGCGCTTATGATATCCCCTATATGGAAGGTGGTGGGACCTTTTTCTTCCTTCCCTTCCCCCTCGACATGAAAAATAAAATCTTCCGATTCAAAAACCGATGGAAGCCCTTCACGGTCATGGCACGTGATCGTGAGTCTCCCGATGTGCCTCCCGGGAGTATCGGGTTTGAAGTAAAAGTAGAGAGACGTGTTTTTTCTGACGTAGGGAAGGCTCTCCCGCTCGATCACAAGTCCGAGACTGAGGAGCCTTACGGTAGCTGAAACCTCTTTCAACTCCGCCCCGGGTATGAGACTGATCTCGAGGGCATTGCTCTGTCCCTCCTTGTAAAGTTCATCCTTCCAATATATTTCAAAGGCCGCCCTTGCCTCAATAATCGCGGCGCCCCTCACCATATCCCGGGGGATTGCCCGCTGCCCGAAGGCATGAGGCCCGCCTCCCGCGGCGGTTCCCGCATTTTGAGGTAAAGGCGCATTACACAAAGGACAGAATCTATAGAGATATTGAAAACCGGTCAGATCTTTTCCGCACGAAGGACAATCCATTCCCGCTCCTCAAGGGTTCCTCTTTTGATGGTGATTATAGCACAGGCCATCTCTCATGTGTCTTCTTTCCTTGGAAGAATTGGCTGTCTTCGCCTCCATCTCCTTTCAGCGACGGGACTTGCGGGCTTATCGCGATCTCCGGGCGAAGGACGCGCCGACCTGAAGGTGAAATTTACATCCCCGAGCGAAACGCGGTCACCTTCCGACAAGACGGTTTTTCGTATCCGTCTGAGGTTCACCCTGGTACCATTCGTACTCGCAAGGTCCTCAAGGGTGACTTTCCCGTATTCGACCCGCACCCTCGCATGCCTCTCGGAAACAGTGTCATCAGTGAGCTTTATCGCGCAATCCGATCCTCTCCCCACAAGCATACTCCTCTCTTCCAGCGGGAACGCAATGCCGGCGCCCTCCTGCTCCAAACGGGCGGCCGGGCCGGCTTCTCCCCCTTCCGCCGCAGCCGCCCTCTCCTCACCGCCCCCCATATCAGGCCCCGGGACGGCGTCTTCATCGGCCGGGACTATTTCCTCCACCTTCCTGTAGCTCAATTGAACAAGAAAGGTTCTGCCCTGGGTCTGCCCTCTCTCGAACTGTACAGTCGCCGGCCCGTCCTTTTCGTATCCTTTATCGAGGATCCAGGTATCGAGTGATTCGCCGAGCATCCGGCCCATATTATTGAGGAGGTCCCCATATTCCTCGAAGGCATTGTCGTCGATCACTACCGTATACGTATAGGGAATGAAATTCCTCCCTATGAAGTTCTGCTTGCTCTTTTCTATGGCCCGCCTCAAGCCGAGCTCGATCTCCACCGGGTCAAGGTACACCGCTTTTTTCATAGGTCCCCCGTGTAAGCTGCCTTTCTCCATGCTTTATAGACGGTACTTTTCCTTATTTTTCTCGATTTCCACAAAAAGATTATTGAAGATCCGGCGGCTCCTCTTGTAGATGCCCGGCGACTCCGACTCCCGTGGCCCGGCTATGTTGAGAGTACCCGGCCGGGAGGCACGAAGCCATGCCATTATCGTGTGGATGATGACGCGGTCCTCCCTTCCCTCCATATCTACGACAATGTGCGGACGCCCATGCTTTTTCGCGCATTCCACGGTGAAAACCGTGCCTCCCGTGGGCCTGCCGGCGGTCAAAATGAGTGTGGCATCGGCGTCGACGACATTCTTTTCGGTCCTGATCGGATAGCTGTCAGTGGAAAGCTCCTTAAGCTCCGTATATTTCGCGTCGATGGGCCCGTCCTCCGCTTTCCTGCCTTCCGGAATGGATCCCCCGCACTCGATACCAGAATCCATGGCTGCGTCGAGAGCCGCCCTGTCAACCCCTGTTTGACCGCCCGAGATGATCTTCATTATTCCCCATGATAAATATAATCCAACCTCCGGGCAAGAGAGATATCAACAAAATTGCGTTCGGTCCTCATGGAAAAAATAATATAAATCACGGGAGCAAATAAGATTCGGACCTCTCTCCGTGTTATATTAATCGTAACCAAAGAGGAGAAGGCCATGAGCTTTTATGAAGAGATCGCTGATTTTTATGACCTCATATTTCCCTTAAACAGGGCTCAGATAGGTTTCGTGAAGGCATCCGTGGAGCCTCCGTACAATGAGAAAAGGATTCTCGACATAGGCTGCGGCACCGGAGACCTTGCCCTGGCTC is drawn from Syntrophorhabdaceae bacterium and contains these coding sequences:
- a CDS encoding FHA domain-containing protein; protein product: MDCPSCGKDLTGFQYLYRFCPLCNAPLPQNAGTAAGGGPHAFGQRAIPRDMVRGAAIIEARAAFEIYWKDELYKEGQSNALEISLIPGAELKEVSATVRLLSLGLVIERESLPYVRKNTSLYFYFKPDTPGRHIGRLTITCHDREGLPSVFESEDFIFHVEGEGKEEKGPTTFHIGDIISAGEVSLGTTKAIDRRALRREDSEMVKLDAVCNEERTKKLRKRNYIDCMMGEGKRLFHEGSGLVEAPGHNSGHEDEDAGKALDLLARAHERFRHVRQEEPAHEESLHYIERISELMAALKHEDAGLEKGDAAQYTSCILHAPRERGPGKVFLFSKSMITLGKDHSNDIAFPLYEYVSSKHAVIKVTPGGEVVIRDVGTDGKGSRNGTFLNGGDIQIASRKDYPLQDGAIINLGKSVGLFCRFLRSPGPNGGGPGEKAGSKTATGETSVAFFDVNGMGPPDAITLKSGNTGISDEYVMLIREITLGAERTNGIVIKGDGIADVHMKILCRDGLYMIEDLNSPEGTFLNGSRLEPGVKCKVMEKGTIRVGDVEVGIEVGE
- a CDS encoding FhaA domain-containing protein gives rise to the protein MKKAVYLDPVEIELGLRRAIEKSKQNFIGRNFIPYTYTVVIDDNAFEEYGDLLNNMGRMLGESLDTWILDKGYEKDGPATVQFERGQTQGRTFLVQLSYRKVEEIVPADEDAVPGPDMGGGEERAAAAEGGEAGPAARLEQEGAGIAFPLEERSMLVGRGSDCAIKLTDDTVSERHARVRVEYGKVTLEDLASTNGTRVNLRRIRKTVLSEGDRVSLGDVNFTFRSARPSPGDRDKPASPVAERRWRRRQPILPRKEDT
- a CDS encoding putative molybdenum carrier protein, translating into MKIISGGQTGVDRAALDAAMDSGIECGGSIPEGRKAEDGPIDAKYTELKELSTDSYPIRTEKNVVDADATLILTAGRPTGGTVFTVECAKKHGRPHIVVDMEGREDRVIIHTIMAWLRASRPGTLNIAGPRESESPGIYKRSRRIFNNLFVEIEKNKEKYRL